Proteins encoded by one window of Chromobacterium violaceum ATCC 12472:
- a CDS encoding glutamine synthetase family protein → MDSALIINQWLDEHHITEVECLIPDMTGLARGKIVPRHKYDPAVGLRLPEAVLSMTVTGDYPDRDFTSVADPDMKLLPDLSTLRPVPWNKEPTAQIIHDCYSFAGDAVDLAPRNVLKRILKLYEDQGWKPVIAPEMEFYLVEIQPDEDLPLRPPVGRTRRTEAGMQSFSIDAVNEYDDIFDVMYDWCEAQGLALDTLIHEMGTAQMEINLDHGDPLQLADQVFLFKRTVREVAIRNNMYATFMAKPMQGQPGSAMHMHQSVVDIASGGNIFSLDDGQPSEAFLHFIGGLQRYLPAAMPFFAPYVNSYRRLSRYTSAPINLSWGYDNRTCGLRVPHSDPEARRVENRLAGVDVNPYLAMAASLACGYLGMRDRIDPSEPLSGSAYEQPHQLPRHLDDAIDMLLRCRPLSELFGEHFIETYAAIKEAEYREYFDVISPWERRFLLLHV, encoded by the coding sequence ATGGACAGTGCCCTTATCATCAACCAATGGCTGGACGAACACCATATCACCGAGGTGGAATGTCTGATCCCGGACATGACCGGCCTCGCCCGCGGCAAGATCGTGCCGCGCCACAAGTACGACCCCGCCGTCGGATTGCGCCTGCCTGAGGCGGTGCTGTCGATGACGGTGACCGGCGACTACCCCGACCGCGACTTCACCTCCGTCGCCGACCCCGACATGAAGCTGCTGCCCGATCTGAGCACCTTGCGCCCGGTGCCGTGGAACAAGGAGCCCACCGCGCAGATCATCCATGATTGCTATTCCTTCGCCGGCGACGCGGTGGACCTGGCGCCGCGCAACGTGCTCAAGCGCATCCTGAAACTGTACGAGGACCAGGGTTGGAAGCCGGTGATCGCGCCGGAGATGGAATTCTACCTGGTGGAGATCCAGCCGGACGAGGACTTGCCGCTGCGCCCGCCGGTGGGCCGCACCCGCCGCACCGAGGCGGGGATGCAGAGCTTTTCCATCGACGCGGTCAACGAATACGACGACATCTTCGACGTGATGTACGACTGGTGCGAGGCCCAGGGCCTGGCGCTGGACACGCTGATCCACGAGATGGGCACCGCGCAGATGGAGATCAACCTGGACCACGGCGATCCGCTGCAACTGGCCGACCAGGTGTTCCTGTTCAAGCGCACCGTGCGCGAGGTGGCGATCCGCAACAATATGTACGCCACCTTCATGGCCAAGCCGATGCAGGGCCAGCCCGGCAGCGCGATGCACATGCACCAGAGCGTGGTGGACATCGCCAGCGGCGGCAACATCTTCAGCCTGGACGATGGCCAGCCGTCTGAGGCCTTCCTGCACTTCATCGGCGGCCTGCAGCGCTATCTGCCGGCGGCGATGCCGTTCTTCGCGCCCTACGTCAATTCCTACCGCCGCCTCAGCCGCTACACCTCGGCGCCGATCAATCTCAGTTGGGGCTACGACAACCGTACCTGCGGTTTGAGGGTGCCGCACTCCGATCCGGAGGCGAGGCGGGTGGAGAACCGGCTGGCCGGTGTGGACGTCAATCCTTACCTGGCGATGGCGGCCAGCCTGGCCTGCGGCTACCTGGGCATGCGCGACCGCATCGATCCGTCCGAGCCTTTGTCCGGCAGCGCCTACGAGCAGCCCCATCAGTTGCCGCGCCACCTGGACGACGCCATCGACATGCTGCTGCGCTGCCGGCCGCTATCCGAGCTGTTCGGCGAGCACTTCATCGAGACCTACGCCGCGATCAAGGAGGCGGAGTACCGCGAGTACTTCGACGTGATCAGCCCGTGGGAGCGCCGCTTCCTGCTGCTGCACGTCTAG